One region of Astyanax mexicanus isolate ESR-SI-001 chromosome 15, AstMex3_surface, whole genome shotgun sequence genomic DNA includes:
- the spata20 gene encoding spermatogenesis-associated protein 20 isoform X2, with protein sequence MLRLLWTRSPSSSRRFGPSRLLSGAFSRKDRARTRTLFNRQGSEPTPTQHFDSYPRLLNFRSSQHSSSFRAPEAACFSMASGSDGQESLSPPKHTNRLRKERSPYLLQHAHNPVDWFPWGQEAFDKAKSEDKPIFLSVGYSTCHWCHVMERESFEDEEIGKILSDNFVCIKVDREERPDVDKVYMTFVQATSGGGGWPMSVWLTPSLRPFIGGTYFPPRDSSRRPGFKTILLRIMEQWQNNREALESSGERVVEALRKGTSISASPGESLPSGPDVANRCFQQLAHSYEEEYGGFRDAPKFPTPVNLLFLMSFWTVNRSSAEGAEALQMALHTLRMMALGGIHDHVAQGFHRYSTDSSWHVPHFEKMLYDQAQLAVAYITAYQVSGERLFADVALDVLQYVSRDLSHKSGGFYSAEDADSLPTPESAEKREGAFCVWTAGEVRDLLSETVEGATGGATQADIFMHHYGVKDQGNVEPEQDPHGELQGQNVLIVRYSVELTAARFGLSVDRLTEVLASARAKLAEVRRERPPPHLDSKMLASWNGLMLSGFARVGAVLGDKALLQRAEQAAQFLQEHLWDKEGQRILHSCYRGDDMEMEQTASPIAGFLDDYAFVVCGLLDLFEATQTVQWLKWAEDLQNMQDQLFWDAQGSGYFSSDPSDPTLLLSLKQDRLQL encoded by the exons ATGCTCAGACTGCTCTGGACTCGTTCCCCCTCTTCTTCCAGACGCTTCGGACCCTCCAGGCTGCTTAGTGGAGCTTTCTCGAGGAAAGACAGAGCTCGTACTCGCACTCTGTTTAACAGACAGGGCTCTGAACCCACGCCCACCCAACACTTTGACAGCTACCCTAGACTTCTGAATTTCAGGTCGTCccagcacagcagcagcttcag GGCACCTGAAGCAGCCTGCTTCAGTATGGCATCAGGAAGTGATGGTCAAGAGAGTTTATCTCCACCGAAACACACCAACCGCTTGCGGAAGGAGAGGTCCCCCTACCTGCTGCAGCATGCTCACAACCCTGTAGACTG GTTTCCATGGGGCCAGGAGGCCTTTGATAAAGCAAAAAGTGAAGACAAGCCCATTTTCTTGTCAG TGGGTTACTCTACTTGTCACTGGTGTCACGTGATGGAGAGAGAGTCGTTTGAGGATGAGGAGATTGGGAAGATCCTGAGTGACAACTTTGTGTGTATAAAGGTTGACAGGGAGGAGAGACCTGATGTTGATAAAGTCTACATGACGTTTGTACAG GCAACTAGTGGAGGTGGTGGCTGGCCGATGAGTGTGTGGCTTACTCCCAGTCTTAGACCATTCATAGGGGGCACATATTTCCCTCCAAGAGACAGCAGCAGAAGACCTGGGTTTAAAACTATACTTCTGCGCATTATGGAACAG TGGCAGAATAACAGAGAAGCACTGGAGTCCAGTGGGGAACGGGTGGTGGAAGCTCTACGGAAGGGCACATCCATCTCAGCCAGCCCAGGAGAATCTCTGCCGTCAGGCCCAGATGTTGCTAACAGATGTTTTCAGCAACTGGCCCACTCATATGAGGAGGAGTATGGAGGATTTCGAGATGCACCCAAATTCCCCACACCAG TGAACCTGCTGTTCCTAATGTCATTCTGGACGGTAAATCGTTCTTCCGCTGAGGGAGCAGAAGCATTGCAGATGGCTCTTCACACTCTCAGGATGATGGCCTTAGGAGGAATTCATGACCACGTGGCTCAG GGTTTTCACAGGTACTCCACAGACTCCTCTTGGCATGTGCCCCACTTTGAGAAGATGCTGTATGATCAGGCCCAGCTGGCAGTTGCGTACATCACTGCCTACCAG GTGTCTGGGGAGCGCCTATTTGCAGATGTGGCCCTCGACGTGTTGCAGTACGTCTCCAGAGACCTTAGCCACAAG TCTGGTGGCTTTTACAGTGCTGAGGATGCAGACTCACTGCCCACACCTGAGTCTGCTGAGAAGAGAGAGGGAGCCTTCTGTGTGTGGACAGCTGGGGAGGTCAGAGATCTGCTCTCAGAAACAGTGGAGGGGGCGACTGGTGGTGCGACACAAGCTGACATCTTCATGCATCATTATGGTGTGAAAGACCAAGGCAATGTCGAGCCAGAACAG GACCCGCATGGTGAGCTACAGGGTCAGAATGTGCTGATAGTGCGCTATTCAGTGGAGCTCACTGCCGCTCGTTTCGGCCTCAGCGTGGACAGACTGACTGAAGTGCTGGCCAGTGCCAGGGCCAAACTGGCCGAGGTGCGCAGGGAACGCCCTCCACCTCATCTAGACTCAAAGATGCTGGCCTCCTGGAATG GTCTGATGCTGTCAGGGTTTGCTCGGGTTGGCGCTGTGTTGGGGGACAAGGCGCTGCTACAGAGAGCAGAGCAGGCTGCACAGTTTCTTCAGGAGCATCTGTGGGATAAAGAGGGACAGCGGATACTGCACTCCTGCTACCGAGGAGACGACATGGAAATGGAACAAAC AGCCTCGCCCATCGCAGGCTTCCTGGATGACTATGCCTTTGTGGTGTGTGGTCTCTTGGACCTCTTCGAGGCCACACAGACTGTGCAGTGGCTGAAGTGGGCTGAGGATCTCCAGAACATGCAGGACCAGCTCTTCTGGGATGCCCAGGGCAGTGGCTACTTCTCTAGTGACCCATCAGACCCCACCTTGCTGCTGTCCCTCAAACAGG